In a single window of the Gossypium hirsutum isolate 1008001.06 chromosome A13, Gossypium_hirsutum_v2.1, whole genome shotgun sequence genome:
- the LOC107943344 gene encoding receptor-like protein 14, with amino-acid sequence MDLSSTSNIIRDIGTLTSLEDLVIDGCDIDANLNLHGFCELRKLQTLAIINSYWNASLPECFSKLTSLKYLNISSNNFSGNISMFKNLTSLEYLDFSSNNFSGDISGLKDLTSLEYLDLSNNNLSGDISHLKSLTSLRELRLWNNNIEIPNTPTFQLRSISLSCCGDGGSFPQSLNHQHDLQYVDLSNINFKGDQFPNWLLENNKKLEALYLVNSFLSGHFQLPSTSRRGLSELNVSNNSLDGNIPNEIGAKLPSLKLLNMSNNFFGGGIPISIGDMISLQILDFSNNKLSGGNTEALAHGVVNIRC; translated from the exons ATGGATTTATCCAGCACTTCCAACATTATTCGAGATATTGGAACCCTCACTTCTCTTGAGGACTTGGTCATTGATGGTTGTGATATTGATGCTAATCTCAACTTACATG GTTTTTGTGAATTGAGGAAGCTACAAACGCTGGCCATCATCAACAGTTATTGGAATGCTAGTTTGCCTGAGTGTTTCTCTAAACTCACATCCCTCAAGTATTTAAATATCTCTTCCAATAATTTTTCTGGAAATATATCTATGTTTAAGAATTTAACATCACTCGAGTATTTAGATTTCTCTTCCAATAATTTTTCTGGGGACATATCTGGGCTTAAGGATCTAACCTCACTCGAGTATTTAGATCTCTCTAACAACAATCTTTCTGGAGATATATCTCATCTTAAGAGTCTAACATCCCTCCGAGAGTTAAGGCTTTGGAACAATAACATTGAGATCCCAA ACACCCCAACATTCCAATTGAGATCTATCAGTTTATCTTGTTGCGGAGATGGTGGATCATTTCCTCAATCTCTTAATCATCAACATGACTTGCAATATGTTGATCTCTCTAACATCAATTTCAAGGGAGATCAGTTCCCAAACTGGCTGTTGGAAAACAACAAGAAATTAGAGGCACTATATCTCGTCAATAGCTTTTTATCGGGACATTTTCAGCTACCATCGACTTCTCGTAGGGGTTTATCAGAGTTGAATGTTTCCAACAATTCCCTCGACGGCAACATCCCAAATGAAATCGGAGCAAAACTACCATCATTGAAGCTTCTCAATATGTCGAATAATTTTTTTGGCGGTGGTATTCCGATTTCGATTGGTGATATGATTTCCCTTCAAATATTGGACTTCTCCAACAATAAATTGAGTGGTGGAAATACCGAGGCACTTGCCCATGGGGTTGTCAATATTCGATGTTAG